The nucleotide sequence TAAATGTTTTTCTATTGCTAGCGATATTTTTGAAATGGAAAAAACATGGTCTGAAATTGAAGCGTTAGATAATAAAATTTCTGCCGATGTTCAAATTGAAATGTTATTCCAGTTACGTCGTACGGTTCGCCGTGCTACACGTTGGTTCTTACGTCATCGCAATAAGTCATTGACGATTGAGCAATCACTGGATTTCTACCGTCCATCGTTTGAAGTATTAACGGCTAAATTAAGTACTTTCTTAGTTGATGCTGAAGCGAAAGAACTTAATGACATTAAAGAGAAATTGAAGAAAGAAAAAGTACCAGCGAAACTTGCTGAACGTGTTTCTCAGTTCTCTACATTATTCTCAGCAATGGATATCGCACAGGTTGCCTGCCAAGATGCCCATCAAATCCAGTTCGTTGCCAAGTTATACTTTAGATTGGGTGTGCGTTTAGATCTACATTGGTTCTTGGCGCAAATTACCAATCAGCCAGTAGACAACCATTGGCAAGCACTGGCTAGGGCGTCATTTAGAGAAGAGCTAGATTGGCAACAGCGTTCATTAACATCGGTGATCCTTAAAGCGAGTCCTGATACTAATGATATCGATGCAATGATAGATGATTGGATGGAAGTCTCTGGTCAGCCACTTGATAGATGGCAGCAAGTATTGGCAGACTTTAGAACAAGCAAAACACATGAATTTGCAAAATTCTCAGTAGCACTTCGTGAATTAATGATGTTGTCACATCACAATGATCACAACCATTAAAAAACGCTTATTTATTGTCTAAGTCATTAATGATAAACTCCCCGCATTAGGGGAGTTTTTATTTGTAAAAAGAAAATATCTGAAGCTATTTTGACAAATTCAAACTAATTCCATTTAACTCAATATACATTGAATTCAATAATCTAGGACATCATGCTTTACTCAATTGCCCGAAATCTATTGTTTAAGCTATCAGCTGAACAAGCACACGAACTAACTATTAACATGTTGAAGCTCCCTGCATCGTTTGCCTTAAAAGGCCTTTACGGAGCTAAAGTACAAGATAAGCCTGTTGAGGTTATGGGAATTACCTTTCCAAATCCTGTTGGTTTAGCCGCAGGGCTTGATAAAAATGGTGAGTGTATCAATGGCTTTGGTGCGATGGGCTTTGGTTTTGTTGAAATTGGTACGGTAACTCCTCGTCCACAACCAGGCAATGATAAGCCGCGTATTTTCCGTTTACCGGAAGCAAACGCAATTATTAATCGAATGGGATTTAATAATCACGGTGTGGATTACTTAGTAAATCAAGTAAAAAAAGCCAATTTTAAAGGTGTTTTAGGGATCAATATTGGTAAAAATAAAGATACCCCTGAAGAAAATGCTAAAGATGATTATATTCACTGTATGCGCAAGGTTTACCAATTTGCTTCATATATAACAGTAAACATCTCATCGCCTAACACGCCAGGTTTAAGAGACTTACAATACGGTGATGCGTTAAATACTCTATTAGCAGCTCTAAAAGAAGAGCAAACTGCACTCGCAGAAAAGCATGGTAAGTATGTCCCTGTTGCGGTGAAAATTGCACCTGACTCTACCGAAGAAGAAATTGCTGGTATTGCCGAAAGCTTAATTGCCAATAATATCGATGCAGTGATCGCGACCAATACGACATTAAGTCGTGAAGGTGTTGAAAATCTAGAGCATGGCGGTGAAATGGGCGGCCTGAGCGGATTGCCAGTACAACAAAAAAGTACTGAAATCATTAAGTTATTAGCGAAACACTTAGATGGTAAAATGCCAATTATTGGCGTTGGTGGTATTAACTCTGCGGCATCAGCGAAAGAAAAATTAGATGCAGGCGCATCGTTAGTACAAGTTTACACGGGCTTTATTTATGAAGGCCCAGAGTTAATTAAAAACATCGTTGATTCACTTTAATTACAGTTATTCTAAAACAAAAAAAGACTCCAACTGGAGTCTTTTTAATTTAAACCTTTTTTAACTGCTAGGTTAGTTATTTAACCAAGTGTTAAGCATGTTTTCTACTACAGGTGTAATGGTAAAGGTAATCATGTAATCAGGCGTGTACATATCGTTTTTCTCAACGTAATAATCAAGATCAACACCAAATTTCCAAGCACGATCGCCAATGAATGTCGTTTTACTAATAGTAAAGTTGACTGGTACCGTTAATTTATCTTCTTCTAGCTCGTGGTTATACTCAATTTTTGGCGCACTACCCCAAGTCCAGCCGCCTTCGGCTAAATTAATCCACATTAACTGTGAAGAGGTTACGCTTAATTTACCAGCATCACCTAAATCACCTTCATCAACACTTTCAAGGTGAGAAGTGTAAGCACCAATTAAACCACTAGCTTTCATTTTACCGACAAATAATGCTGGACCAACAGCAGTCACTTCACCGCCACCAATGTCAGAACTACCGGTAGGTAAAGAACCAACCACACCGTAAGCAAATAAATTGCTCGGATCCGCTGATTTTGGTGCATAGACTAAATCAAATCCAATATCTCCGATGCCTGATTCACCATTACGATTATCATAAACGATAGGAACCGCGGGGCGGAAAATAGCTTTATCACCGTCACTCAAAACAAATGGCAATGACGGTTGAAATAAAGTCTGCTTAACTTCAGTGCCGTCGTCGAAAGATTTAAATTGATTTTTAAGCGACAGGCTGGCAAAGGCTGTATTTGGATTGGCAAGCTCTTTTGCAGCTTCATCCGCCGAAACGTCATCTTTTGCATATGATGTTGTAGCTACTAATGCAGTAGAAACCGTTATTGCGATGACAGATTTTGATAGTTTCATGATATACCCCTAGAAGCTCGCTTCTAATTGTGTGACAAAAATTAATGAGCAGATATTAATCAACTATTTTTATTCGGTATATATCATTTGGCGCCATTGCAATTGATTACAAATAGCTACTTTTCGGCTACTATTCAATAGTTTAAACATTTTCGAACAATCACAATACTATTGGATCGGTTAGCGATGATTTAAACGAAAGTTTGTTGGTGAAGAATTTGCCCATCGTGAAAAAGCACGGGAAAAATTATGGTAGTTACTGTAGTGCAGTTTTTCACTGATTTGATGGATAGTTAAATTGGTATCAATAAGTAGCGTTTTTGCTTTTTCAAACCTAAGTTGTTCGATTAAATTACGATAACTTAACTTTTCCTTATTCAGGTATCGTTGCAAACTTCGTTTACTTAATCCTGTTATTTTGGCTGCATTTTCAATATTGGGAATGAACTGCTCAAAGTAGGGGAGTAATATCATCGTCAATTGTTCGACCATTAATGGGGTAAAGTTATCGATATTAATCGTTTTGGCGTTATTAATAGACGCAGCATTATTTTTATTTATACTTTGTTTTAATATTTTTTCTTCGATTAATATGCGTGTTGCAG is from Thalassotalea crassostreae and encodes:
- the pyrD gene encoding quinone-dependent dihydroorotate dehydrogenase gives rise to the protein MLYSIARNLLFKLSAEQAHELTINMLKLPASFALKGLYGAKVQDKPVEVMGITFPNPVGLAAGLDKNGECINGFGAMGFGFVEIGTVTPRPQPGNDKPRIFRLPEANAIINRMGFNNHGVDYLVNQVKKANFKGVLGINIGKNKDTPEENAKDDYIHCMRKVYQFASYITVNISSPNTPGLRDLQYGDALNTLLAALKEEQTALAEKHGKYVPVAVKIAPDSTEEEIAGIAESLIANNIDAVIATNTTLSREGVENLEHGGEMGGLSGLPVQQKSTEIIKLLAKHLDGKMPIIGVGGINSAASAKEKLDAGASLVQVYTGFIYEGPELIKNIVDSL